From Catenulispora sp. EB89, a single genomic window includes:
- a CDS encoding ABC transporter ATP-binding protein, with protein sequence MAARSASATAPAAGRTDRENARIEITGVTKRFLTPSGDAFTALRDVSFTVEPGQFCAVVGPTGCGKSTTLGLVAGLDKPSEGSVRVGGREVTGITDGTSFMFQADALLPWKTVLGNVAMGPIFKGANKKDAQALARDWIRRVGLAGFEEHHPHQLSGGMRKRVAMAAALINEPSILMMDEPFGALDVQTKAIMSNELLGLWEQLRPSVLFITHDLEEAVALADRVVVLSAGPGTVKEIFDIDLPRPRGSVQEIRFDTRFLELHHQIWETLREEVERSYARTTGEKA encoded by the coding sequence ATGGCTGCACGAAGCGCTTCCGCGACAGCCCCGGCCGCCGGCCGAACCGATCGGGAGAACGCTCGCATCGAGATCACCGGCGTCACCAAGCGGTTCCTCACACCGTCCGGCGACGCTTTCACGGCCCTGCGCGACGTCTCCTTCACCGTCGAGCCCGGCCAGTTCTGCGCCGTCGTCGGACCCACCGGCTGCGGCAAGTCCACCACGCTCGGCCTGGTCGCGGGCCTGGACAAGCCCAGCGAGGGCTCGGTCAGGGTCGGCGGCAGGGAAGTCACCGGCATCACCGACGGCACGAGCTTCATGTTCCAGGCCGACGCGCTGCTGCCGTGGAAGACGGTGCTCGGGAACGTCGCCATGGGCCCGATCTTCAAGGGCGCCAACAAGAAGGACGCGCAGGCGCTGGCCCGCGACTGGATCCGCCGCGTCGGCCTGGCCGGCTTCGAGGAGCACCACCCGCACCAGCTGTCCGGCGGTATGCGCAAGCGCGTCGCGATGGCCGCCGCGCTGATCAACGAGCCGTCGATCCTGATGATGGACGAGCCGTTCGGGGCGCTGGACGTGCAGACCAAGGCGATCATGTCGAACGAGCTGCTCGGGCTGTGGGAGCAGCTGCGCCCCTCAGTGCTCTTCATCACCCACGACCTCGAGGAGGCCGTGGCGCTGGCCGACCGCGTCGTGGTGCTGTCCGCGGGCCCCGGGACCGTCAAGGAGATCTTCGACATCGACCTGCCGCGGCCGCGCGGCTCGGTGCAGGAGATCCGCTTCGACACGCGGTTCCTCGAACTCCACCACCAGATCTGGGAGACGCTGCGCGAAGAGGTCGAGCGCTCCTACGCACGCACGACGGGAGAGAAGGCATGA
- a CDS encoding TetR/AcrR family transcriptional regulator, whose product MARWEPNARERLVRAAVDLFTEQGYDATTVTQIAERAGGLTKTTFFRHFPDKREVLFAGQELHARLLAEALAAAPPDATPLTAVGSALDALAGSFHEDRRELGAKLLVLIAGNTEIQERSAFKHAILTAAITDGLRKRGVADQIAALAAEVGMLAFDEAFARWVASTDPSAPADRRSLVDYTRQALAELREAAAALD is encoded by the coding sequence ATGGCCCGATGGGAACCGAACGCACGCGAACGCCTGGTCCGCGCCGCCGTCGACCTGTTCACGGAGCAGGGCTACGACGCGACCACCGTCACCCAGATCGCCGAGCGGGCCGGCGGCCTGACGAAGACCACCTTCTTCCGCCACTTCCCGGACAAGCGCGAGGTCCTGTTCGCCGGCCAGGAGCTCCACGCCCGCCTACTCGCCGAAGCCCTCGCCGCCGCCCCACCGGACGCCACACCCCTGACCGCGGTCGGGTCCGCCCTCGACGCACTGGCAGGCTCGTTCCACGAGGACCGCCGCGAACTCGGCGCGAAGCTGTTGGTGCTGATCGCCGGCAACACGGAGATCCAGGAACGCTCGGCGTTCAAGCACGCCATCCTCACCGCAGCCATCACCGACGGCCTGCGCAAGCGCGGCGTCGCCGACCAGATCGCGGCGCTGGCGGCGGAGGTGGGGATGCTGGCCTTCGACGAGGCCTTCGCGCGCTGGGTCGCTTCGACGGATCCGTCCGCTCCAGCCGACCGCCGCAGCCTGGTCGACTACACGCGGCAAGCCCTCGCAGAGCTGCGCGAAGCGGCAGCAGCGCTCGACTGA